A stretch of the Gordonia westfalica genome encodes the following:
- a CDS encoding N-terminal phage integrase SAM-like domain-containing protein, whose translation MPPKKRRRAKGEGGLYQRADGMWMAQVLLPDGKYYQRGRKKYADAVAELAAMRKDLANGILPNAGQITVAQWLDYWVDTIAAPRLKPRTLATYRSTIKHQLIPHVGSKKLGKLTPTDVRRMVNHVADAHTTRTAQAAYSVLAKALGMQ comes from the coding sequence GAAGCGCCGTAGGGCGAAAGGTGAAGGCGGACTGTACCAACGGGCCGACGGCATGTGGATGGCGCAAGTCCTCCTCCCCGACGGCAAGTACTACCAACGTGGACGCAAGAAATACGCCGACGCCGTGGCCGAACTCGCAGCCATGCGGAAAGACCTCGCGAACGGCATCCTCCCCAACGCCGGCCAGATCACCGTCGCCCAGTGGCTGGACTACTGGGTGGACACGATCGCCGCGCCACGCCTGAAACCCCGCACCCTCGCCACCTACCGGTCCACCATCAAACACCAACTCATCCCGCATGTCGGGTCGAAGAAGCTGGGGAAGCTCACCCCCACTGATGTTCGCCGCATGGTCAACCACGTCGCCGACGCACACACCACCCGCACCGCCCAAGCCGCCTACTCAGTGTTGGCGAAAGCGTTGGGGATGCAGTGA
- a CDS encoding tyrosine-type recombinase/integrase codes for MKDGKIGNNPCERMDRPQARSEERVPLTVEQARAVLLHVASRDATDAARWSLALLTGARQAEALGLTWDRVDLGVGVIDISWQLARLKLKKGPRPQGDVYPREAFDVPDTFTFTPVHWTACLVPTKTSGSRRLVPLLPPVVAALTELWEQKGNPSQGLVFTRDDGAAIQPRDDTLAWKQLCVQAAVVGKVEDAPDQHAARHTVATLLQEAGVEEATRMAILGHTTTTSHRQYAHTSTDLTRAALGQLEKLLALPDV; via the coding sequence GTGAAAGACGGGAAGATCGGCAACAACCCGTGCGAGCGTATGGACCGCCCCCAGGCCCGCTCCGAGGAGCGCGTTCCCCTCACTGTGGAGCAGGCACGGGCAGTGCTTCTGCATGTGGCGTCACGTGACGCAACAGACGCAGCCCGCTGGTCATTGGCCCTACTGACCGGTGCCCGCCAAGCCGAAGCTTTGGGCCTCACCTGGGATCGTGTCGACCTCGGTGTGGGTGTCATTGACATCTCGTGGCAGTTGGCCCGGTTGAAGTTGAAGAAAGGCCCTCGCCCGCAAGGTGACGTGTATCCGCGGGAAGCGTTCGACGTCCCCGACACCTTCACCTTCACCCCGGTGCACTGGACGGCGTGCCTGGTGCCCACGAAGACGTCGGGGTCGCGTCGGCTGGTGCCCTTGCTGCCGCCCGTGGTTGCTGCGCTCACCGAATTGTGGGAGCAGAAGGGCAACCCGTCGCAGGGGTTGGTGTTCACCCGGGACGATGGGGCGGCCATCCAGCCCCGCGACGACACCCTCGCTTGGAAGCAGCTGTGTGTACAAGCCGCGGTAGTGGGGAAGGTGGAGGACGCGCCGGATCAGCACGCCGCCCGCCACACTGTCGCCACCCTCCTGCAGGAGGCCGGCGTGGAGGAAGCCACCCGAATGGCCATCTTGGGGCACACCACCACTACGTCGCACCGGCAGTACGCGCACACCTCCACCGACCTCACCCGCGCCGCCCTCGGGCAACTCGAGAAACTACTCGCGCTTCCCGACGTCTAG
- a CDS encoding DUF3263 domain-containing protein, translating into MTDEEKAMLDLAGRRWNYAGNLEQKVRDEFGISLTRFWQIVNRLLDTQEALSYSPQVVNRLR; encoded by the coding sequence ATGACGGACGAAGAGAAGGCGATGCTCGACCTGGCCGGGCGGAGATGGAACTACGCCGGCAACCTCGAGCAGAAGGTGCGAGACGAGTTCGGCATCAGCCTCACCCGGTTCTGGCAGATTGTGAACCGCCTCCTGGACACTCAGGAAGCTTTAAGCTACTCACCGCAGGTGGTGAACCGTCTGCGGTGA